In the Micromonospora sp. WMMA1363 genome, GCTCGGGTTGCTGCCCGCCGGCCTGCCCGGCCACGAGCGCAGACAACCGCTCGGTCAGCCGGTCGGCACGGTCCTCCGCCGCACGGACCTCGGCGTGTAGCCGGTCGCGCTCTTGCTGGGCCTCCTGTCGCTCCCGGTCGCGGTCGGTCCGGACATCGGCCAGCTGCTCGCGCACGGCGGTCAGGCTGGTCTCCAGCTGCGTTGCTCGGCGCGCGGTGTCTGCGAGCTGCTCGCGGGCGGCGTCCGCGGCCTGACGGGCGTGCTCGGCCTGCTCGCGGGCCTGTTCGCGCTCTGCCCGCAGATCGGTGATCTGCTCGGCCTGCCCCGCGAGCCGTTCGGCGAGCTGCTCGCGGGCAGCCTGCGCCGCGGCGGCGGCCTGCTCGGCGGCCCGGGCCGTCTGCCCGGCCTCACGCGCCGTCTGCTCGGCCGTCCGGCGCCGTTGGAGTTCCTCGGCCGCCTGGGCGGTGGCCTGTTCCTGCGCCTGGCGGGCGGTAGCGAGCTCGCCGGCTAGCTGCTCCAGTGTGGTGTGCGCGGTGCGGGCCTGCTCGTCGGCCTGGTCCCGCTCGGCGCTGACCCGCTCCAGCTGGACGGTCAGGTCAGCGACCCGACGTTCGCTGTCCTCCAGTTCGCCCCGGACGGCGGCGAGCTCGTCGACGTGCCGCTGAGTCAGTTGCTGCTGCTCGGCGAGCTGGGCGGCGGCCTCGTCGCGCTGACCCGCGGCCTGGTCCCGCTCGGCGCTGACCTGCTCCAGCTGGACGGTCAGGTCGGTGGCCTGGATACGGGCCTCGCGTAGCTGGGAGGTGAGCTCGGCGACCTGGGCGAGCGCGTCGGCCGCGTCGGCGCTGGCCCGGGCCCGGGCCAGCTCGGCCTGCTCGGCCATCTCGGCCGCCGCGGTCTCGGCATCGTCCGCGCGTCTGACCGCGTCCAGCCGGGCGGCCTCGGCCCGGGCCGCGGCCGCGGCCGCGGTGGCGGCCTTCTCCTGGGCGTCGGCGGTGGCGGCGGCGATCTGCGCGGCGGCGGCGTCCGGGTCGGCCGCAGTGTGCAGTGCCGCAGTCAGCTGCTCGGTGGTCTCCTTCAAGCCGGCGGCGAGCTTCTCGGCCCGGGTCAGCGCGTTGTCTGCGGTCTCCCCGGCGGTCTTGACCGGCTCGCGGTCCTCCTCCTCGCCGGGCACCGGCTCGGCGCTTCCGCCCGGCCGGTTCTTCATCCGCCAGGCGTTCAGCGGGTTGTGCACAGGTCCACCCTCCGGGTCGGCCTGCTCGCAGTATTTGGGGCTCGGCCCCCGTGCGCCGTCCTGCTTCGGGGCCTTGCGTCGGGCGCATCCGGCAGGCCACTCACACAGGCCGGGACGCGATTCGCCCTGCGCTCCCGCGCGCACCTCGGGCCCGTGCTGGGCTGCCTCCAGCGGCACCGCCGACGCGACGGCGGCCCCCTCGCCTCTGCTGCTGGTTTCGTCCATGCCTCACGATAACTCATCGCATCTCATCGCGTCAATTCATTGCATCGCATTTTTAGAATGAGATTTGAAATGAAATGTTTTGGACACGAAAAGAGCCCTCACGTCCTGGCGTGAGGGCTCTCCGGGGGCTGGGAGAGGGGGAAGGGTGTGTTGTGGGGAGGTTCTACTCGCCGGCGTCGTCCGTGGTGAAGTCCTGCTCGCACATGCCGCACGTGATGGGGCCTTGCTCTAGCACGCTGGGTGCGACTCGGATACGTCGTGGGCAGGCGCACAGGGCGGCTACGGGGTTGTTGCTGCTGGTGCGCCCGGTGCTGGTGGCTCGGCTTTCCGGCCGGCGTACGGCGACCAGGGCACCGCGGATCGCCTCGATCTGCTGCGCGTACCGGTGGGCGGTGTCGCCTGGTACGTGGGTGACGGCCCATCCGAATTTGGGGCCTTGCTCGACGTTCAGGCCGACCTCGCGCGCCAGCTCGGCGTACCGGGTGTTGTGGTAGCGGCCTTGTCGGGAGGTGTCGGCGATCCCACGGACGGTGGCCAGCCCGTGGGCGGCCTCGTGTAGCAGGGTGCCCAGCACGTCGAGCGGACCGCGGTCGAGTCCTTCGCCGGCGATGAACAGCTCGGGCAGTTCGTCGTTGGGGCCGCGCTCCCACCGGGCGGAGGCGTAGTGACCGAGCCGGCCGGGGCCGCGCTCGCCGAGCGTGCCGGACCCGATCGTGACGACCACCTCGGGTAGCTCGGGGTGGTGGTCGCGGATGGCGGACCATGCACTGTCCAGGGCGCCGAGTAGGGGAACGGTGATGGTCACGGGCCACATGGTAGGCGGAGCGGCGGTCACGGCGGTCACTCCTTCACTCGGCGTCGAGCTGAGGGCGCCCGGGGCCTGGTCGACCCCGGGCGGGCGCGGGGGGTCAGTCGCGGCAACGGGGGGCGCGGGTCGGCGATGTGCTCGCCGCACCGGGTGCACAGGTCGTTCTCGTCGTAGCGGCGGGGCAGCGTGCGGGCCTGCCCCTTCTTGGGGTGCCTGCGGGCTGCGGCCCGGTGGGTCTTGCGGGCCTGGTCCTCGTCGTCGCTGTGGTGGGTACTCCAGCGGGGTCCACGCGGCGCCGAGCATCTTGGATACGCGGGTCACGTACGCATCGGCGACGTCTTCCCATCGGGTCGTGACTGAGGTGAAGTCGGCGGGGCCGGTGGCCGTGCTGGCTGTCCACCGGCCGGTGGTGTCGGTCGTCTCGGTCGTGGGCATGGTTACTCCCTCACTCCTGGTCGCTGGCGTCGCGATTGATCTTGTCACGCACGTGTCAATTACTGGTCAACGTGCGAGGCTCTGGCTCATCCGGTCGAGCAGGGCCAGCGCCACCTGGCGCGGGTCGACCTGGCCGAACCGGTGGCTGATACCGCCGAGCCACGTGCCGTTGCAGAACAGCGCGAAGATCGCGCCGGGGGCGGGCATCAACAGCTCGTACCGCACGCGGGTGATACGGACCCGCACGGCCGGGGTCTGCGCGTCGGCGTCGTGGTAGACCTCGATGCGGGCGGCCGCGGACTGCGGCGCGCTGCGCAGCACCTCGGCCACCTCGTGCGCGAACGCCTCGGCGTACTTGGTCTCGGCCTGGCCCGCCATGTTGCCCCTCCCCTGGTCGCTTCCGGTGTTGTGTCTTCATTCTCCCATTCTTGACACGTACGTGTCAAGGCATTTCCCCTGGCAGCCGTAGGTCTTCTGTGATCGTGTGGGTGTTGGGGGTTGTCTCGCCGGTTACCTCGCGAGGTATCTCACGCGCTGTCTCGGCTGGGCTGGTCGTGGCGGGCGGCGTGCAGGCGTAGGGCGTCGGCGATCGCCTGGCGGGCGTCGGGTCGGTCGTCCTGGATGAGCTTCGCGGTCACGGCGTCGGCGGCGGCCTGGTCGTTGTCGCGGGCGGCGGCGCGGGCTTGGTCGAGCGTGGCGGTCAGGTAGGCGCGGGTGGCTGCGGGGTCGGTGGTCATGGTCGGTGCTCCGTTCGTCGGGGTTCCAGCGTGCCGGGATCGGGCGGGCCGGTCCAGGCGCGCGGCTTCTTGGGTGTAGGTGGTGGCGGTGACAAGCGTCCCGGCCGGGGCTGGACGCGGTGAGGCCCGGGGCGGTTGCCCCGGGCCTCGTGGTGGTGCTGGGTGGTGTGTCAGGTGGTGCGGAGCCTGCGGGGAGTCAGCCAAGGTACGGCGGAAACCGGCAATAGGCTGAGCGGTTCTTGCGTTTGCGCCGATGAGGGTCGTGGACCTCGTGTGTGATCGATCCGGACCGTCGGCATAGTTGATCTTTTGGTACGTTCCCGGTCCGTATGGGTTGATCTTCGCGGGTCTGGGGTTGTGGCGTGACGTCGATCGAGCGGACCGCGTATCCGCGGTTCAAGCGCTTCCTGTCGGCCCGGGAGTTGCACGTGTTCTACACGCCGCAGCCGGAGGAGATCGCGTGGGCGAGTGGGCAGGTGCGCTCGGACAGCCACCTGCTGGCGTTCATGGTGCAGATGAAGTGCTTCAACCGGATGGGGTACTTCCCGCGCCTGGATGATGTCCCCGAGGCGGTGGTAGCCCACATCCGCCGGGATCTGGGCCTGGGTGAGGACGTCGCCGCGGTGTACGACTCGGACCGGACCCGGGGCCATCATCGGATGCTGATCCGCCGGCGTAGCGAGGTCGTATTGGACATGCCGGCGGCCCGGGCGGTGGCGGCCGCGGCGATCCGGGAGGCGGCGGGGCGCAAGAACGACCCGGCCGACTTGATCAACGTGGCGTTGGAGAAGTTGGTCGAGGGCTCGTTCGAGCTGCCGGGTTACACGACGTTGGACGAGATGGCCGCGCAGATCCGTGAGGAGGTCAACTCGGCGATCTTCGCGCTGGTCGTCGAACGCATCGGCCCGGCAGGCGTGGCCGGATTGAATCGGATGCTCGTCACAGCGGGCGGTCCGGGCGCCAAGAGCGACTACAACCGGCTGAGGCGGACCGCGCCGCGGCCGTCGTGGACGAACTACCGGCTTCAGATCGACCATCTGCGGTGGGTCGACAGTCTCGGTGACTCGCGGGCCTGGTGGGAGGGGGTCGCCCCGTCGAAGATCGCCGATTTCGCCGGTGAGGGCGAGGCCGGCGACGCCGCGGTGCTGGGTGACTACGGGGACGCGAAACGCATCGCGATCCTGGCGGCGATGGTCTACGCCGCGCAGCAGCGGGCCCGTGACGACACGGCGGAGATGTTCTGCCGGCGGGTGGCCACCCTGACGAAACGGGCCCGGGTGGAGTTGGAGGAGTTGAAGAAGAAGCAGCAGAAGGTCACCGAGGCGCTGATCATCAACTACCGGCAGGTCCTGGAGCATTTGGACCCGCTGGGCCCGGCCGCGGCGCAGCACGCCGCCGCGCTGGAGATGGCCCGCAAGACCGTCGAGGCCGCGGGCGGTTTCCCGGAGGAGCTGACTCGTATCGACGCGGTGCGGGCGACGCACGGCGACAACCATGTGCCGCTGGTGGCCCGGCACTTCCGCAAGGACCGGTCGTCGATGCTGGCGATGGTCGGCGTGCTGGACCTGGAGGCGACCAGCGCGGACCGCAGCGTGTTGCTGCTGCTGGACTACATGCGCGAGCACACGATGCTGACCCGCGACCACATCGGGGACCGAATTCCGGTGTTCGACGAGCACGGCCGCCCGGTGCTGGATGCGGAGACGGGTGAGCAGCGGGTCCACGTGTTCGACACGTCGTTCGCGTCGGAGAACTGGAACAAGGCGATCCGCGACCGGGCCCGGCCGGGGATGTTCGTGCGCCGGCACCTGGAGGCGTGCGTGCTGACCTACCTGGCCGAGGAACTGCGCACCGGGGACATCGCGGTGACCGGCGCGCAGGCGTACGCGAACTGGGCCGACCAGCTACTCACTCCCGCGGAGGTGGCCGAGATGCTGCCCGGCTTCTGCGCCGAGGTCGGCATCCCGGCGACCGCCGCCGGGTTCCGCGCGGACCTGCACGAGCGCCTCGACAGGCAGGGCCGGGCGACTGACGGCGCGTATCCGGACCTGGCCGACTTCACCATCGACGACGCCGGCCGGCCGTCGCTCAAGCAGTTCCGGGCGGCACCGCCGACCGCATCCGCGCAGGCTTTGGCCCTGGCGGTGCGGGACCGGATGCCGGAGCGCACGCTGATGGGGATCCTGGCCCGGACCGGGCACTGGCTGGAGTGGTGGCGCCGGTTCTCCCCGGTCTCCGGCTCGGATCCGAAGCTGAAGGACCCGTTCGTGCGCTACATCCTGACCACGTTCACCTACGGCACGAACCTGGGCCCGGCGCAGGCCGCCCGGCACATCGCCGGCGTCACCGCGCACGAGCTGTGGGGTTGACCCGGTTTGACGGACAGGGTCGGTAAGTTGATCTCACGCTACCTTGCTCGTTGGCCTGCGGGAATAGGCCGTCGCCTCATACTCGGCCGGGCTCATGTAGTCCAGGGTGGAATGGCGGCGGCGGGTGTTGTACCACCCCTCGATCCACTCGAAGATCGCCGCACGGGCGGCGGCCCGGGTCGGCCACGCCCTCCGGTCGAGCAGTTCGGTCTTGATCGTGGCGAAGAACGACTCCGCGACGGCGTTGTCCCAGCACTGACCCCGCCCACCAACCGACAACCGCACCCCGTTGCGGTCGGCCAGCCGGGCGTACTGCGCACTCGTGTACTGGCAACCCCGGTCGCTGTGGAAGATCACCGGCCCGGTCGGGCGTCGGACGGCGATCGCGTTGGACAACGCCTGAGCGGGCAGATCGGTCCGTAGGTGGTCGGCGGTCGCCCAGCCCACAACCCGGCGTGAGGCGATGTCGATGACGGTGGCGAGGTACAGCCAGCCCTCCCACGTGTGGATGTAGGTGATGTCGCCGCACCAGCGGGTGTCGACCCGGCCGGCGGCGACGTCGAAGTCCCGGCGGATCAGGTCCGCCGACAACGCCGCCCCCGGGTCGGGCACGGTCGTGGTGCGCCACCGCTTCGGCGTGCGGCCGCACAACCCGGCGCCCCGCATCAGCCGGGCGACCCGCTTGCCGGAGTGCCGCCGCCCCTGGCCGGCGAGTTCGGCGCGGACCCGGGGTGCGCCGTAGGTGCCGGCCGAGTCGGCGTGGATCTGCGCGATGCGGGCGGCGAGGTCTGCGTCGTCGCGTTCCCGCCGCGACGGCCCGGCACGGTGCTGGTAGTAGGCGGACCGGGAGACCTCCAGCAGCTCACAGGAACGCTTCACGTTCCCGTCGGGCCGCGCCTTCTCCGCCTCGATGAACGGGTACACGTTCACCGGGTCTCCCTCACGAAGAAAGCCGTGGCCCGTTTCAGGATGTCGACGTCCTCGCGGAGCCGGCGGTTCTCCCGCCGCAGCCGCGCCAGCTCGTCGCGCTCGTCGCTGGTCAACCCGTCGCTGCGGGTGCCGGCGTCGATGTCGGCCTGCCTGACCCACTCACGGACCGCGG is a window encoding:
- a CDS encoding IS3 family transposase, with amino-acid sequence MNVYPFIEAEKARPDGNVKRSCELLEVSRSAYYQHRAGPSRRERDDADLAARIAQIHADSAGTYGAPRVRAELAGQGRRHSGKRVARLMRGAGLCGRTPKRWRTTTVPDPGAALSADLIRRDFDVAAGRVDTRWCGDITYIHTWEGWLYLATVIDIASRRVVGWATADHLRTDLPAQALSNAIAVRRPTGPVIFHSDRGCQYTSAQYARLADRNGVRLSVGGRGQCWDNAVAESFFATIKTELLDRRAWPTRAAARAAIFEWIEGWYNTRRRHSTLDYMSPAEYEATAYSRRPTSKVA